A genome region from Thermococcus gorgonarius includes the following:
- a CDS encoding metallophosphoesterase family protein → MKKVLPLIIAVIVITSGCIGAQNGSTSTTGTSPTTSKVMPVDFKSYGKGEVLANWFKIADTSEVYVSIGYEDLARHYFPNAKILPAEDYKGGIALLSPKDARTVLRGKPILITVNDYFGYIVYKSGLKFVGPDKGVMAAFNDNGKAHFVFTGTSKAGAGAALEYAMRLREGAKVNVDDIVRSGDFEGVVLKVIGDNDWDGIPDEGESWYLTSFKAIEPFIYYWRIVEGENVTVSGGFIRLVNGSTVYIHALGFNVSIRVKNPKNKELTYIIENINPRYVEVSGETKSVDMGGTEVKVVSSSDEVSIVPKDVADYRIIAFGDHRPDGGTKPPEVFLKIRDEINKDEGVFIIDGGDLVYTGRVDEWAALLKEWKWNKPIFVAPGNHEYRGEGINVFHMLFGPDNYAFSFGKYRYIIVNDVEENYGLSDETFAWIEEQMKAAVSNGQRPVLVLHAPPIDPRPNGDHAMNPSDGEKLLQLMKKYNAFGIFSHIHIYWYGEEDGVQMLITGGGGAPLYAPPDRGGFYHYVRMYMADNGTITVEPVKVEP, encoded by the coding sequence ATGAAGAAAGTTCTTCCGCTTATTATTGCGGTGATAGTAATAACCTCAGGGTGCATTGGAGCCCAAAATGGATCAACGAGTACAACGGGGACATCGCCGACTACCAGTAAGGTTATGCCAGTCGACTTCAAATCCTACGGAAAAGGTGAAGTACTCGCCAACTGGTTTAAAATCGCCGACACCTCGGAGGTCTACGTTAGCATAGGCTACGAAGATTTAGCTAGACATTACTTCCCAAACGCCAAGATACTCCCGGCTGAGGATTACAAAGGAGGAATAGCCCTCCTCTCCCCGAAGGACGCCAGGACAGTCCTAAGGGGAAAGCCGATTCTGATAACGGTGAACGACTACTTCGGCTACATCGTTTACAAGTCCGGACTCAAGTTCGTCGGGCCGGACAAGGGCGTTATGGCAGCTTTCAACGATAACGGCAAGGCCCACTTTGTCTTCACCGGGACAAGCAAGGCAGGGGCTGGGGCGGCCCTTGAGTACGCGATGAGGCTGAGAGAGGGTGCAAAAGTCAATGTGGACGACATCGTAAGGAGCGGCGACTTCGAGGGAGTTGTCCTGAAGGTCATAGGAGACAACGACTGGGACGGAATCCCGGACGAGGGCGAGAGCTGGTACCTCACCTCTTTCAAGGCCATTGAACCCTTCATCTACTACTGGAGGATTGTGGAAGGGGAGAACGTTACCGTTAGCGGGGGCTTCATAAGGCTCGTAAACGGCTCAACCGTCTACATCCACGCCCTCGGGTTCAACGTAAGCATAAGAGTGAAGAACCCGAAGAACAAAGAGCTTACCTACATTATCGAAAACATCAACCCCCGCTACGTTGAGGTATCCGGAGAGACCAAGTCAGTGGACATGGGTGGAACTGAGGTAAAGGTCGTAAGCTCCTCCGATGAAGTTAGTATAGTCCCGAAGGATGTCGCCGACTACAGGATCATCGCCTTTGGCGACCACAGGCCCGATGGAGGAACGAAGCCGCCTGAGGTGTTCCTGAAGATACGCGATGAGATCAACAAGGACGAGGGAGTTTTCATAATCGACGGAGGCGACCTGGTATACACGGGAAGGGTTGACGAATGGGCAGCCCTGCTCAAGGAGTGGAAGTGGAACAAACCGATCTTCGTCGCTCCAGGCAACCACGAGTACCGCGGCGAGGGAATAAACGTCTTCCACATGCTCTTCGGCCCGGACAACTACGCCTTCTCCTTCGGAAAGTACCGCTACATAATCGTTAACGACGTTGAGGAGAACTACGGCCTGAGCGATGAGACGTTTGCATGGATAGAGGAGCAAATGAAAGCAGCCGTTTCAAATGGGCAGAGGCCGGTCTTAGTTCTCCACGCTCCGCCGATTGACCCACGGCCCAATGGAGACCATGCCATGAACCCAAGTGACGGGGAGAAACTCCTCCAGCTTATGAAGAAGTACAATGCCTTTGGAATCTTCAGCCACATCCACATCTACTGGTACGGAGAGGAGGACGGCGTCCAGATGCTCATAACGGGCGGCGGGGGAGCACCGCTCTACGCACCGCCAGACCGGGGTGGCTTCTATCACTATGTCAGAATGTACATGGCAGACAATGGAACCATAACGGTTGAGCCCGTTAAGGTTGAACCATGA